A DNA window from Trifolium pratense cultivar HEN17-A07 unplaced genomic scaffold, ARS_RC_1.1 scaffold_139, whole genome shotgun sequence contains the following coding sequences:
- the LOC123900966 gene encoding putative F-box protein At1g20795 has translation MKMVKVDNENESEVCLNSDIIFDILSRIPAKPLLSMKCVSKVWKNIISNRSFIKAQLQNAQLDLNGFIFQDGYMLGKYDRKTVSYIPVESKNAAKVHQGIFKFLQEDVAILATYKGIFCCRSCLPSLNPTIYVCNPLNEAWIKLEWSPPCDIKESIALVFDFEPSKFKLVRVRTELNNDEDEEDFFFTFELYCSETKTWRKSAEICNCKDGLIKNRGIYAGGFLHWLTEGDQILTFDVEKETSLLIPVPLPHSTEFRTFATCIGEYQGRLHCVQVSEQGLHVFGLEDLYEFQWIPEHCKLFEVFEAEYPHFLCNLKNRVLEREGEDTTNAWMDPQLLSLLLCLHLRKIVGSREGWRRMQALFP, from the coding sequence ATGAAGATGGTTAAGGTTGATAATGAGAATGAGAGCGAGGTGTGTTTGAACAGTGATATTATCTTTGATATTCTGTCACGTATTCCGGCGAAGCCATTGCTTAGCATGAAGTGTGTTTCCAAAGTATGGAAAAACATCATTTCAAACCGTTCATTCATCAAAGCTCAACTTCAAAACGCACAACTCgatttaaatggtttcatttttcAAGATGGGTACATGTTGGGCAAATATGATCGTAAAACGGTTAGTTACATTCCGGTGGAGTCCAAAAATGCTGCCAAAGTTCACCAGGGgattttcaaatttcttcaagAAGACGTTGCTATTTTGGCCACGTATAAAGGAATCTTCTGCTGCCGTAGCTGTTTGCCTTCTCTGAATCCAACCATCTATGTCTGCAATCCTTTAAATGAAGCGTGGATTAAATTGGAGTGGTCTCCTCCATGCGACATAAAGGAAAGCATTGCACTAGTTTTTGATTTTGAGCCATCAAAGTTCAAATTGGTAAGAGTACGCACCGAGTTGAAcaatgatgaagatgaggaggACTTTTTCTTCACATTTGAGCTGTACTGCTCAGAAACCAAAACTTGGAGGAAATCAGCTGAGATATGCAATTGCAAAGATGGTCTGATTAAAAACAGAGGCATATACGCAGGAGGTTTCTTGCATTGGCTAACAGAAGGTGATCAAATCCTCACATTTGATGTTGAAAAGGAGACGTCTTTACTGATTCCAGTACCTCTTCCTCATTCAACCGAGTTTAGGACTTTTGCAACATGTATTGGAGAATATCAAGGAAGACTTCATTGTGTTCAGGTATCAGAACAAGGTCTTCATGTGTTTGGCCTTGAAGATTTGTATGAGTTTCAATGGATACCCGAGCACTGCAAACTTTTTGAGGTTTTTGAAGCAGAGTATCCGCACTTCTTGTGTAATTTAAAGAATAGGGTGTTGGAGAGGGAGGGGGAGGATACAACAAATGCATGGATGGATCCTCAGTTGCTTAGTCTTCTATTGTGCCTCCACCTCAGAAAAATCGTAGGAAGTCGCGAAGGTTGGCGGAGGATGCAGGCTCTCTTTCCTTGA
- the LOC123900968 gene encoding putative F-box protein At1g20795 produces the protein MKMVKVDNENESEVCLNSDIIFDILSRIPAKPLLSMKCVSKVWKNIISNRSFIKAQLQNAQLDLNGFIFQDGYMLGKYDRKTVSYIPVESKNAAKVHQGIFKFLQEDVAVLATYKGIFCCRSCLPSLNPTIYVCNPLNEAWIKLEWSPPCDIKESIALVFDFEPSKFKLVRVRTELNNDEDEEDFFFTFELYCSETKTWRKSAEICNCKDGLIKNRGIYAGGFLHWLTEGDQILTFDVEKETSLLIPVPLPHSTEFRTFATCIGEYQGRLHCVQVSEQGLHVFGLEDLYEFQWIPEHCKLFEVFEAEYPHFLCNLKNRVLEREGEDTTNAWMDPQLLSLLLCLHLRKIVGSREGWRRMQALFP, from the coding sequence ATGAAGATGGTTAAGGTTGATAATGAGAATGAGAGCGAGGTGTGTTTGAACAGTGATATTATCTTTGATATTCTGTCACGTATTCCGGCGAAGCCATTGCTTAGCATGAAGTGTGTTTCCAAAGTATGGAAAAACATCATTTCAAACCGTTCATTCATCAAAGCTCAACTTCAAAACGCACAACTCgatttaaatggtttcatttttcAAGATGGGTACATGTTGGGCAAATATGATCGTAAAACGGTTAGTTACATTCCGGTGGAGTCCAAAAATGCTGCCAAAGTTCACCAGGGgattttcaaatttcttcaagAAGACGTTGCTGTTTTGGCCACGTATAAAGGAATCTTCTGCTGCCGTAGCTGTTTGCCTTCTCTGAATCCAACCATCTATGTCTGCAATCCTTTAAATGAAGCGTGGATTAAATTGGAGTGGTCTCCTCCATGCGACATAAAGGAAAGCATTGCACTAGTTTTTGATTTTGAGCCATCAAAGTTCAAATTGGTAAGAGTACGCACCGAGTTGAAcaatgatgaagatgaggaggACTTTTTCTTCACATTTGAGCTGTACTGCTCAGAAACCAAAACTTGGAGGAAATCAGCTGAGATATGCAATTGCAAAGATGGTCTGATTAAAAACAGAGGCATATACGCAGGAGGTTTCTTGCATTGGCTAACAGAAGGTGATCAAATCCTCACATTTGATGTTGAAAAGGAGACGTCTTTACTGATTCCAGTACCTCTTCCTCATTCAACCGAGTTTAGGACTTTTGCAACATGTATTGGAGAATATCAAGGAAGACTTCATTGTGTTCAGGTATCAGAACAAGGTCTTCATGTGTTTGGCCTTGAAGATTTGTATGAGTTTCAATGGATACCCGAGCACTGCAAACTTTTTGAGGTTTTTGAAGCAGAGTATCCGCACTTCTTGTGTAATTTAAAGAATAGGGTGTTGGAGAGGGAGGGGGAGGATACAACAAATGCATGGATGGATCCTCAGTTGCTCAGTCTTCTATTGTGCCTCCACCTTAGAAAAATCGTAGGAAGTCGCGAAGGTTGGCGGAGGATGCAGGCTCTCTTTCCTTGA
- the LOC123900969 gene encoding putative F-box protein At1g20795 has translation MKMVKVDNENESEVCLNSDIIFDILSRIPAKPLLSMKCVSKVWKNIISNRSFIKAQLQNAQLDLNGFIFQDGYMLGKYDRKTVSYIPVESKNAAKVHQGIFKFLQEDVAVLATYKGIFCCRSCLPSLNPTIYVCNPLNEAWIKLEWSPPCDIKESIALVFDFEPSKFKLVRVRTELNNDEDEEDFFFTFELYCSETKTWRKSAEICNCKDGLIKNRGIYAGGFLHWLTEGDQILTFDVEKETSLLIPVPLPHSTEFRTFATCIGEYQGRLHCVQVSEQGLHVFGLEDLYEFQWIPEHCKLFEVFEAEYPHFLCNLKNRVLEREGEDTTNAWMDPLGFKDGKLLVKVSSELYIYDMKKDKMARACFFMDLNPQSMAHPTVFPLSLTFASPKDA, from the coding sequence ATGAAGATGGTTAAGGTTGATAATGAGAATGAGAGCGAGGTGTGTTTGAACAGTGATATTATCTTTGATATTCTGTCACGTATTCCGGCGAAGCCATTGCTTAGCATGAAGTGTGTTTCCAAAGTATGGAAAAACATCATTTCAAACCGTTCATTCATCAAAGCTCAACTTCAAAACGCACAACTCgatttaaatggtttcatttttcAAGATGGGTACATGTTGGGCAAATATGATCGTAAAACGGTTAGTTACATTCCGGTGGAGTCCAAAAATGCTGCCAAAGTTCACCAGGGgattttcaaatttcttcaagAAGACGTTGCTGTTTTGGCCACGTATAAAGGAATCTTCTGCTGCCGTAGCTGTTTGCCTTCTCTGAATCCAACCATCTATGTCTGCAATCCTTTAAATGAAGCGTGGATTAAATTGGAGTGGTCTCCTCCATGCGACATAAAGGAAAGCATTGCACTAGTTTTTGATTTTGAGCCATCAAAGTTCAAATTGGTAAGAGTACGCACCGAGTTGAAcaatgatgaagatgaggaggACTTTTTCTTCACATTTGAGCTGTACTGCTCAGAAACCAAAACTTGGAGGAAATCAGCTGAGATATGCAATTGCAAAGATGGTCTGATTAAAAACAGAGGCATATACGCAGGAGGTTTCTTGCATTGGCTAACAGAAGGTGATCAAATCCTCACATTTGATGTTGAAAAGGAGACGTCTTTACTGATTCCAGTACCTCTTCCTCATTCAACCGAGTTTAGGACTTTTGCAACATGTATTGGAGAATATCAAGGAAGACTTCATTGTGTTCAGGTATCAGAACAAGGTCTTCATGTGTTTGGCCTTGAAGATTTGTATGAGTTTCAATGGATACCCGAGCACTGCAAACTTTTTGAGGTTTTTGAAGCAGAGTATCCGCACTTCTTGTGTAATTTAAAGAATAGGGTGTTGGAGAGGGAGGGGGAGGATACAACAAATGCATGGATGGATCCTCTTGGTTTCAAAGATGGGAAATTGCTAGTCAAGGTGTCTTCAGAGTTGTACATCTATGATATGAAGAAAGACAAGATGGCTCGTGCTTGTTTTTTTATGGACCTCAATCCACAATCCATGGCGCATCCTACGGTCTTTCCTCTTTCCTTGACTTTTGCTTCCCCAAAAGATGCTTAG
- the LOC123900970 gene encoding uncharacterized protein LOC123900970, producing the protein MGPKSVQISQVPATDDLIKLDIPIDAQPISDPIWRGDLLFCNKTIGLLAHLSNLASPKVREETELFPEVLSADLPPRSEVWPNSFKKEGPTDKSIALYFFPKDKRLSIKAFDTLVDDIIRTEAAIRVVTENAMLLMFPSTLLPIQHQKFQTKYYLWGVFKKKQTSKEK; encoded by the exons ATGGGTCCTAAATCTGTTCAAATCTCTCAAGTACCTGCCACCgatgatttaataaaattagataTTCCTATTGATGCACAGCCTATTTCAGATCCAATCTGGAG GGGAGATTTGCTCTTCTGCAATAAAACTATTGGACTTCTGGCCCATTTGTCCAATTTAGCATCCCCCAAAGTTCGGGAGGAGACAGAACTTTTCCCAGAAGTGCTTTCCGCCGATTTGCCTCCCAGATCTGAGGTGTGGCCTAATAGCTTCAAGAAGGAAGGACCAACTGATAAGAGTATTGCTCTTTATTTCTTTCCCAAGGATAAAAG ATTGTCTATAAAGGCCTTTGACACGCTGGTTGATGATATCATTCGCACTGAAGCTGCCATAAGAGTTGTGACTGAAAATGCTATGCTTTTAATGTTTCCTTCCACCTTGCTTCCAATACAACATCAGA AATTTCAAACCAAGTATTACTTGTGGGGTGTCTTCAAAAAAAAGCAAACTTCAAAAGAGAAATGA